A section of the Candidatus Poribacteria bacterium genome encodes:
- a CDS encoding DUF721 domain-containing protein: LWRELLGTPLGTKTVPVSLSDGVLKIYTEYPPFKKELLLLKQRIIADLNAELGQPILTDLRIELRQAHKATSHHTKRPSTHPKISKPTASTPRPNNVHTPTPKESEQIEQAIADVADTDLKISLRQLFMTQSKEKS, encoded by the coding sequence CCTCTGGCGCGAACTTCTTGGAACACCCCTGGGAACCAAAACAGTTCCAGTATCGCTGTCGGACGGTGTTTTGAAAATCTACACGGAATATCCGCCGTTCAAAAAAGAATTATTACTCCTTAAACAGAGGATTATAGCAGACCTGAATGCAGAATTAGGACAACCTATTCTTACAGATCTCCGGATAGAGTTACGCCAAGCGCATAAAGCAACATCTCATCACACCAAACGTCCCTCCACCCACCCAAAAATCTCAAAGCCAACGGCATCAACGCCTCGCCCAAATAATGTTCACACACCAACCCCCAAAGAATCAGAACAAATTGAGCAAGCAATAGCTGATGTGGCGGATACTGATTTAAAAATTTCTTTGCGGCAATTATTCATGACACAAAGCAAAGAAAAGTCTTGA